A genome region from Myxococcales bacterium includes the following:
- the hypB gene encoding hydrogenase nickel incorporation protein HypB → MCTDCGCGDPDVVPLEVQGRILSDNDERAQHNREHFAAAGVLAVNLMGSPGAGKTAILEATARHQRGLRLAALAGDLATERDAARLEAAGIPARAITTGSACHLDAKMVHHALHALPIAGLDVLFIENVGNLVCPAVYDLGQAANVVALSVTEGEDKPLKYPTMFLKADLVLLTKTDLLPHLDFDLAAVEDALARAMPEPRMIAVSARTGAGVDAWLAWLAERRARLTSAAAPSDGRLHHGHGHVHGPGHDHGHAHARPHDPDHDRHR, encoded by the coding sequence ATGTGCACCGACTGTGGCTGCGGTGATCCCGACGTCGTGCCGCTGGAGGTCCAGGGGCGCATCCTCTCTGACAACGACGAGCGCGCGCAGCACAACCGCGAGCACTTCGCGGCGGCCGGCGTGCTCGCGGTCAACCTGATGGGCTCGCCCGGCGCGGGCAAGACCGCGATCCTCGAGGCCACCGCCCGCCACCAGCGCGGCCTGCGGCTGGCGGCGCTGGCGGGCGATCTCGCGACCGAGCGCGACGCGGCCCGGCTCGAGGCCGCCGGCATCCCCGCGCGCGCGATCACGACCGGCTCGGCCTGTCACCTCGACGCGAAGATGGTCCACCACGCGCTGCACGCGCTGCCGATCGCCGGGCTCGACGTGCTGTTCATCGAGAACGTCGGCAACCTGGTGTGCCCGGCGGTCTACGATCTCGGCCAGGCCGCCAACGTCGTGGCGCTGTCGGTGACCGAGGGCGAGGACAAGCCGCTCAAGTACCCGACGATGTTCCTCAAGGCCGACCTGGTGCTCTTGACCAAGACCGACCTGCTGCCGCACCTCGACTTCGACCTGGCCGCGGTCGAGGACGCGCTGGCCCGGGCGATGCCGGAGCCGCGGATGATCGCGGTGTCGGCGCGGACCGGCGCGGGCGTCGACGCCTGGCTGGCGTGGCTGGCCGAGCGCCGAGCCCGGCTGACGTCGGCGGCGGCGCCGTCCGACGGGCGCCTGCACCACGGCCACGGCCACGTCCACGGGCCCGGCCACGATCACGGCCACGCCCACGCGCGGCCCCACGATCCCGATCACGATCGCCACCGTTGA
- the hypD gene encoding hydrogenase formation protein HypD — translation MADAAVTEMRFRDPVRARALAARLGELVAGAGRQISVMHVCGSHEQAIARYGLRASFPADLEVIMGPGCPVCVTDLPEIDEAVALARAGVRVATYGDMLKVPGTAMSLADAQTEGARIDVVYSVAQAVELARATTDEIVFFASGFETTAVATAAVLVAGPPPNFSVLSAHKYIPPVMEIVAEMPGARVEGFLAAGHAATITGAAVFEQFAARHRRPVVVAGFEPLDILAALVALVELVVTGDARAINCYPRCVAREGNKVAQALLWKVFRPIGGRWRGIAHVPSGNLRLRDEFAHVDARRRFTIDVEALWRMAPPALVEHCVCGDIMAGIAAPRDCTLFGRACTPETPVGACMVSSEGTCRIWHQYGGHPDLVAIGRAAPAPEVP, via the coding sequence ATGGCTGACGCCGCCGTGACCGAGATGCGGTTCCGCGACCCGGTCCGGGCCCGCGCGCTGGCGGCCCGGCTGGGCGAGCTGGTGGCCGGCGCCGGTCGCCAGATCTCGGTGATGCACGTGTGCGGCAGCCACGAGCAGGCGATCGCGCGCTACGGCCTGCGCGCCTCGTTCCCGGCCGACCTCGAGGTGATCATGGGGCCGGGCTGTCCGGTGTGCGTGACCGACCTGCCGGAGATCGACGAGGCGGTGGCGCTGGCGCGGGCCGGCGTCCGGGTCGCGACCTACGGCGACATGCTCAAGGTGCCGGGCACCGCGATGTCCCTGGCCGACGCCCAGACCGAGGGCGCGCGCATCGACGTCGTCTACAGCGTGGCCCAGGCGGTCGAGCTGGCCCGGGCCACCACCGACGAGATCGTGTTCTTCGCCAGCGGCTTCGAGACCACGGCGGTCGCGACCGCGGCGGTGCTGGTGGCCGGGCCACCGCCCAACTTCTCGGTCCTGTCGGCCCACAAGTACATCCCGCCGGTGATGGAGATCGTCGCCGAGATGCCGGGCGCGCGGGTCGAGGGCTTCCTGGCCGCCGGCCACGCCGCGACGATCACCGGCGCGGCGGTGTTCGAGCAGTTCGCGGCCCGGCACCGGCGGCCGGTGGTCGTGGCCGGGTTCGAGCCGCTCGACATCCTGGCGGCCCTGGTCGCGCTGGTCGAGCTGGTCGTGACCGGCGACGCCCGCGCGATCAACTGCTACCCGCGCTGCGTGGCGCGCGAGGGCAACAAGGTCGCGCAGGCGCTGCTGTGGAAGGTGTTCCGGCCGATCGGCGGGCGCTGGCGCGGCATCGCCCACGTGCCCAGCGGCAACCTGCGGCTGCGCGACGAGTTCGCCCACGTCGACGCCCGGCGGCGGTTCACGATCGACGTCGAGGCGCTGTGGCGGATGGCGCCGCCGGCGCTGGTCGAGCACTGCGTGTGCGGCGACATCATGGCCGGCATCGCCGCGCCGCGCGACTGCACGCTGTTCGGGCGCGCGTGCACGCCCGAGACGCCGGTCGGCGCGTGCATGGTGTCGTCCGAGGGCACCTGCCGGATCTGGCACCAGTACGGCGGCCACCCCGATCTGGTCGCGATCGGCCGCGCCGCGCCCGCCCCGGAGGTCCCATGA
- the hypE gene encoding hydrogenase expression/formation protein HypE codes for MTASDRVTLKMGAGGRAMRQLVGEVFVAELAGPPMTEGDVGLAALDDGAAVRIGDRWLVATTDAHVVHPIFFPGGDIGRLAVCGTVNDLAMMGATDAVMLTLAVVIEEGFARAELVRIAASIKAACAEAGVRIMTGDTKVMGRGEVDRIILTTTGVGLTDRVVTDRGLAPGDRILVTGTMGDHGLAVLAARGELALEVELRSDVAPVNGLVRAALAAGGDAIVAMKDPTRGGLASALHELADKAQVGVVLDEAAVPIRPDVRAVGELLGIDPLHVANEGKVVMGVRPDRADAVLAAIRAHPLGADAALIGTCVADAPGRVVLDTGFGRRLLIEPEGEPLPRIC; via the coding sequence ATGACCGCGTCCGATCGGGTCACGCTCAAGATGGGCGCCGGCGGCCGCGCGATGCGCCAGCTCGTCGGCGAGGTGTTCGTCGCCGAGCTCGCGGGGCCGCCGATGACCGAGGGCGACGTCGGGCTGGCCGCGCTCGACGACGGCGCCGCGGTCCGGATCGGCGATCGCTGGCTGGTCGCCACCACCGACGCCCACGTCGTCCACCCGATCTTCTTCCCCGGCGGCGACATCGGCCGGCTGGCGGTGTGCGGCACCGTCAACGACCTGGCGATGATGGGCGCGACCGACGCGGTCATGCTGACCCTGGCGGTGGTGATCGAGGAGGGCTTCGCCCGCGCCGAGCTGGTCCGGATCGCCGCGTCGATCAAGGCCGCGTGCGCCGAGGCCGGGGTCCGGATCATGACGGGCGACACCAAGGTCATGGGCCGCGGCGAGGTCGATCGGATCATCCTGACGACGACCGGCGTCGGCCTGACCGATCGGGTCGTCACCGATCGCGGGCTCGCGCCCGGCGATCGGATCCTGGTGACCGGCACGATGGGCGATCACGGCCTCGCGGTGCTGGCGGCGCGCGGCGAGCTCGCGCTCGAGGTCGAGCTGCGCTCGGACGTGGCCCCGGTCAACGGCCTGGTGCGGGCGGCGCTGGCCGCCGGCGGCGACGCGATCGTGGCGATGAAGGATCCGACCCGCGGCGGCCTCGCCAGCGCGCTGCACGAGCTGGCCGACAAGGCCCAGGTCGGGGTCGTGCTCGACGAGGCCGCGGTGCCGATCCGCCCCGACGTGCGCGCGGTCGGCGAGCTGCTCGGGATCGATCCGCTCCACGTGGCCAACGAGGGCAAGGTCGTGATGGGCGTGCGCCCCGATCGCGCCGACGCGGTGCTGGCGGCGATCCGGGCCCACCCGCTCGGCGCCGACGCGGCCCTGATCGGCACCTGCGTGGCCGACGCGCCCGGCCGCGTCGTGCTCGACACCGGTTTCGGGCGGCGGCTGCTGATCGAGCCCGAGGGCGAGCCGCTGCCGCGGATCTGCTGA
- a CDS encoding hydrogenase maturation nickel metallochaperone HypA, with the protein MHEYSIVSALVDQVAVAARAHPTGTVKRVHVAIGELAGVELELLATAFETFRDHTVCAQADLVIEPRPACWRCPRCQVELARGAVLRCGACQVPARLVTGDEIILQRVELDLGDDDQGGT; encoded by the coding sequence ATGCACGAGTACTCGATCGTCTCGGCGCTGGTCGATCAGGTCGCGGTCGCGGCCCGCGCCCACCCGACCGGGACGGTCAAGCGCGTGCACGTGGCGATCGGCGAGCTGGCCGGCGTCGAGCTCGAGCTCCTGGCGACGGCGTTCGAGACCTTCCGCGATCACACCGTGTGCGCGCAGGCCGACCTGGTGATCGAGCCGCGCCCGGCCTGCTGGCGCTGCCCGCGCTGCCAGGTCGAGCTGGCCCGCGGCGCGGTGCTGCGCTGCGGCGCGTGTCAGGTGCCGGCGCGGCTCGTGACCGGCGACGAGATCATCTTGCAGCGCGTCGAGCTGGACCTCGGCGACGACGACCAAGGAGGAACGTGA
- the hypF gene encoding carbamoyltransferase HypF — MTIGRRIAVTGTVQGVGFRPWVYRLARTLGVDGRVRNDASGVVIEAFAAAAVLDAFVAQLGAEAPGRVRELAWQPLDAAAPTGFAIDTSTVAGAVALSIPPDLSTCPACLGELADPADRHYQYPFTSCTYCGPRFTIALDLPYDRPATTMAGFPLCPACAREYDDPDDRRFHAQPIACPRCGPRLALEPPGPGDALADAAALLRGGAIVAVKGLGGYHLACDATSATAVATLRARKRRDAKPFAVMVADVAAAHRLAWLAPEEVAVLAGPERPITLVTRRSGAGLADGVAPDTPQIGLLLPYTPLHHLLLAAVGRPLVMTSGNVTDEPIAQLDDDARARLAPLADALLLHDRPIATRCDDSVAQVVAGAPMILRRSRGHVPRPIVLARPIARPTLAVGAQLKNTFCLAHGDVAYLGPHVGDLDNPRAFEFLAEAIERMERLVRVRPELVAHDLHPDYLSTRLALARTGVTHVAVQHHHAHVAAVMAERGLRGPVLGLAWDGAGLGTDGTAWGGELLFGDAAQCTRLATLRPIALAGGDAAVRQVWRIALTLLDDAFAGAPPLDALALFAEIPAADVRVLRQLVAGDLNAPRVHGVGRLFDGVGALVLGRAVARHEGQVAQAWNHAATLEDHGGYPLPIDRAGPVWQLDHRPLVRAVVDDLRAGQPSSIISARFHRALVLGAAALVRAATAMVGAHPVVLGGGCFQNRALAEGVVRELGELEVYLPRAVPPGDGGLALGQVLVAAGRAERTYASCV; from the coding sequence ATGACGATCGGCCGGCGCATCGCGGTCACCGGCACGGTCCAGGGCGTGGGCTTCCGGCCGTGGGTGTACCGCCTGGCCCGGACCCTCGGCGTCGACGGCCGGGTCCGCAACGACGCCAGCGGCGTGGTGATCGAGGCGTTCGCCGCGGCGGCGGTGCTCGACGCGTTCGTCGCGCAGCTCGGCGCCGAGGCGCCGGGCCGCGTGCGCGAGCTGGCGTGGCAGCCGCTCGACGCCGCGGCGCCGACCGGCTTCGCGATCGACACCAGCACGGTCGCGGGCGCGGTGGCGCTGTCGATCCCGCCGGACCTGTCGACCTGCCCGGCGTGCCTGGGCGAGCTGGCCGACCCGGCCGACCGCCACTACCAGTACCCGTTCACGAGCTGCACGTACTGCGGGCCGCGGTTCACGATCGCGCTCGATCTGCCCTACGACCGGCCGGCGACGACGATGGCCGGGTTCCCGCTGTGCCCGGCGTGCGCGCGCGAGTACGACGACCCCGACGATCGCCGGTTCCACGCCCAGCCGATCGCGTGCCCGCGGTGCGGGCCGCGGCTCGCGCTCGAGCCGCCCGGACCGGGCGACGCGCTGGCCGACGCGGCGGCGCTCTTGCGCGGCGGCGCGATCGTCGCGGTCAAGGGCCTGGGCGGCTACCACCTCGCCTGCGACGCCACCTCGGCGACCGCGGTCGCGACCCTGCGCGCGCGCAAGCGCCGCGACGCCAAGCCGTTCGCGGTGATGGTCGCCGACGTGGCCGCGGCCCACCGCCTGGCGTGGCTCGCGCCCGAGGAGGTCGCGGTCCTGGCCGGGCCCGAGCGCCCGATCACGCTGGTGACGCGCCGGAGCGGCGCCGGCCTCGCCGACGGCGTCGCGCCCGACACCCCGCAGATCGGGCTGCTCTTGCCGTACACGCCGCTGCACCACCTGCTCCTGGCCGCGGTCGGGCGGCCGCTGGTGATGACCTCGGGCAACGTCACCGACGAGCCGATCGCGCAGCTCGACGACGACGCCCGCGCCCGGCTGGCGCCGCTGGCCGACGCGCTCTTGCTGCACGACCGCCCGATCGCCACGCGCTGCGACGACTCGGTCGCGCAGGTGGTGGCGGGCGCGCCGATGATCCTGCGGCGCTCGCGCGGGCACGTGCCCCGGCCGATCGTGCTGGCGCGGCCGATCGCGCGGCCGACGCTGGCGGTCGGCGCCCAGCTGAAGAACACGTTCTGCCTGGCCCACGGCGACGTCGCGTACCTGGGCCCGCACGTCGGCGATCTCGACAACCCGCGCGCGTTCGAGTTCCTGGCCGAGGCGATCGAGCGCATGGAGCGCCTGGTCCGGGTCCGGCCCGAGCTGGTCGCGCACGACCTCCACCCCGACTACCTGTCGACCCGGCTGGCGCTGGCGCGCACCGGCGTCACCCACGTCGCGGTCCAGCACCACCACGCCCACGTCGCCGCGGTCATGGCCGAGCGCGGCCTGCGCGGGCCGGTCCTGGGCCTGGCCTGGGACGGCGCCGGCCTGGGCACCGACGGCACGGCCTGGGGCGGCGAGCTCCTGTTCGGCGACGCGGCCCAGTGCACGCGGCTCGCGACGCTGCGGCCGATCGCCCTGGCCGGCGGCGACGCGGCGGTGCGCCAGGTGTGGCGGATCGCGCTGACCCTGCTCGACGACGCCTTCGCCGGCGCGCCGCCGCTCGACGCGCTGGCGCTGTTCGCCGAGATCCCGGCCGCCGACGTGCGCGTGCTGCGGCAGCTGGTCGCCGGCGACCTCAACGCGCCGCGGGTCCACGGCGTCGGGCGGCTGTTCGACGGCGTCGGCGCGCTGGTGCTCGGCCGCGCGGTCGCGCGCCACGAGGGCCAGGTCGCGCAGGCCTGGAACCACGCGGCCACGCTCGAGGACCACGGCGGCTACCCGCTGCCGATCGATCGCGCCGGGCCGGTGTGGCAGCTCGACCACCGGCCGCTGGTGCGCGCGGTGGTCGACGATCTGCGCGCGGGCCAGCCGAGCTCGATCATCTCGGCGCGGTTCCATCGCGCGCTCGTGCTCGGCGCCGCGGCGCTCGTCCGCGCCGCCACCGCCATGGTCGGCGCGCACCCGGTGGTGCTGGGCGGCGGCTGCTTCCAGAACCGGGCGCTGGCCGAGGGCGTCGTGCGCGAGCTGGGCGAGCTCGAGGTCTACCTGCCGCGCGCGGTGCCGCCCGGTGATGGCGGGCTGGCGCTGGGGCAGGTGCTGGTCGCCGCCGGCCGCGCAGAGAGGACGTACGCGTCATGTGTCTAG
- the recN gene encoding DNA repair protein RecN produces the protein MLRHLRVTNFAILSDVTLELGPGLGVLTGETGAGKSLIVEAVNLLRGGRASADIPRAGAAEATVEAIVEVPADLRGRVTAVLAQAGLPLAADDAGDVDAGAEVVIRRVILRGGKSRTYVNGALTTAGRLAELGAWLIDLAGQHQHQGLVDPGRHRAILDAFADEAALPAEMLCAWDELGAIDEQIAGLGGDDRQRAERADFVRFQKDELDGARLEAGEDERLVAERTRLSATEELRVGTRAAVAALDGDGDSGALDGLAHAAREVDKLVRLDPSLDPLARQLTEARVVADDAAAALRRYADRVDGDPERLAAIDDRLELLRRLRRKHGGVDLVARAAELAAELDALTHRDLHLETLTAARSLALARCQRAAAALTDSRRKAGTRLARQVGKALAELGMAAARLEVRVAAAPLGRHGADDVEVLLCANKGEDLKPLAKVASGGELSRIMLAMKLALRRADEVATYVFDEVDAGIGGATAHAVGALIRAVADHRQVLCVTHLPQIAAYADAHYHVEKIEAGGRTETLVRRLTSGARKDELARMLGGSATARAKAHAAELLDSARRPRALA, from the coding sequence GTGCTGCGCCACCTGCGGGTCACCAACTTCGCAATCCTGTCTGACGTCACGCTCGAGCTCGGGCCGGGGCTGGGCGTGCTCACCGGCGAGACCGGCGCCGGCAAGTCGCTGATCGTCGAGGCGGTCAACCTCTTGCGCGGCGGCCGGGCCTCGGCCGACATCCCCCGGGCCGGCGCGGCCGAGGCCACGGTCGAGGCCATCGTCGAGGTGCCGGCCGATCTGCGCGGGCGCGTGACGGCGGTCTTGGCCCAGGCCGGGCTGCCGCTGGCCGCCGATGACGCCGGCGACGTCGACGCGGGCGCCGAGGTGGTGATCCGCCGGGTCATCTTGCGCGGCGGCAAGAGCCGCACCTACGTCAACGGCGCGCTCACCACCGCCGGTCGCCTGGCCGAGCTGGGCGCCTGGCTGATCGATCTCGCGGGCCAGCACCAGCACCAGGGCCTGGTCGATCCCGGGCGCCACCGCGCGATCCTCGACGCGTTCGCCGACGAGGCCGCGCTGCCCGCCGAGATGCTGTGCGCCTGGGACGAGCTGGGCGCCATCGACGAGCAGATCGCCGGGCTCGGCGGCGACGATCGCCAGCGGGCCGAGCGCGCCGACTTCGTGCGGTTCCAGAAGGATGAGCTCGACGGCGCTCGCCTCGAGGCTGGCGAGGACGAGCGGCTCGTGGCCGAGCGCACCCGGCTGTCGGCGACCGAGGAGCTGCGGGTCGGCACCCGGGCCGCGGTCGCGGCCCTCGACGGCGACGGCGACAGCGGCGCGCTCGACGGCCTGGCCCACGCCGCGCGCGAGGTCGACAAGCTGGTGCGGCTCGATCCCTCGCTCGATCCGCTGGCGCGCCAGCTGACCGAGGCCCGGGTCGTGGCCGACGACGCCGCGGCCGCGCTGCGGCGCTACGCCGATCGCGTCGACGGCGACCCCGAGCGGCTCGCCGCGATCGACGACCGGCTCGAGCTCTTGCGCCGGCTGCGGCGCAAGCACGGCGGCGTCGATCTGGTGGCGCGCGCCGCCGAGCTGGCGGCCGAGCTCGACGCCCTGACCCACCGCGATCTGCACCTCGAGACCCTGACCGCGGCGCGGTCCCTGGCCCTGGCGCGGTGCCAGCGCGCCGCCGCGGCGCTGACCGACAGCCGCCGCAAGGCCGGCACCCGGCTGGCGCGCCAGGTCGGCAAGGCCCTCGCCGAGCTGGGCATGGCCGCGGCCCGGCTCGAGGTCCGGGTCGCCGCGGCGCCGCTCGGGCGCCACGGCGCCGACGACGTCGAGGTGCTCCTGTGCGCCAACAAGGGCGAGGACCTCAAGCCGCTGGCCAAGGTCGCGTCGGGCGGCGAGCTGTCGCGGATCATGCTGGCGATGAAGCTGGCGCTGCGCCGCGCCGACGAGGTCGCCACGTACGTGTTCGACGAGGTCGACGCCGGCATCGGCGGCGCCACCGCGCACGCGGTCGGCGCGCTGATCCGCGCGGTCGCCGATCACCGCCAGGTGCTGTGCGTGACCCACCTGCCGCAGATCGCCGCGTACGCCGACGCCCACTACCACGTCGAGAAGATCGAGGCCGGCGGCCGCACCGAGACCCTGGTCCGGCGCCTGACCTCGGGCGCGCGCAAGGACGAGCTGGCGCGCATGCTCGGCGGCAGCGCCACCGCCCGCGCCAAGGCCCACGCCGCCGAGCTGCTCGACAGCGCCCGCCGCCCGCGCGCGCTGGCATGA
- a CDS encoding HypC/HybG/HupF family hydrogenase formation chaperone, producing the protein MCLGVPGRVITVDGMIATVDFWGVKKHVRLDVIDEPVGPGDYVLNHVGYAIRRIPPEDIAETLALYDELLGDVRADGDLMAADVRGELAGVAGPADRSPGDG; encoded by the coding sequence ATGTGTCTAGGCGTGCCTGGCCGGGTGATCACGGTCGACGGGATGATCGCCACGGTCGACTTCTGGGGCGTCAAGAAGCACGTCCGGCTCGACGTGATCGACGAGCCGGTCGGCCCGGGCGACTACGTGCTCAACCACGTCGGCTACGCGATCCGCCGGATCCCGCCCGAGGACATCGCCGAGACCCTGGCGCTGTACGACGAGCTGCTCGGCGACGTGCGGGCCGACGGCGATCTGATGGCGGCCGACGTGCGCGGCGAGCTGGCCGGGGTCGCGGGCCCCGCGGATCGGAGCCCGGGCGATGGCTGA
- a CDS encoding hydrogenase maturation protease: MRVVVLGVGNLIMGDEGLGVRCVERLAAAGALPAGVVTIDGGTSTHELLEDLEDLDLLVIVDAIAGAGAPGTLVRLEGERIPAAFSNKLSPHQHGINDLLANLQLLGRSPARVVVHGATPARIALGLELSPEIEAVLPALAARVVAEVVAAS; the protein is encoded by the coding sequence GTGCGGGTCGTGGTCCTCGGCGTCGGCAACCTGATCATGGGCGACGAGGGCCTGGGGGTGCGGTGCGTCGAGCGGCTCGCGGCCGCCGGCGCGCTGCCGGCCGGGGTGGTGACGATCGACGGCGGCACCTCGACCCACGAGCTGCTCGAGGACCTCGAGGATCTGGATCTGCTGGTGATCGTCGACGCGATCGCCGGCGCCGGCGCGCCCGGGACGCTGGTCCGGCTCGAGGGTGAGCGCATCCCCGCGGCGTTCTCGAACAAGCTGTCGCCGCACCAGCACGGCATCAACGATCTGCTCGCCAACCTGCAGCTCCTGGGCCGGTCGCCGGCCCGGGTGGTCGTGCACGGCGCGACCCCGGCGCGGATCGCGCTCGGGCTCGAGCTGTCGCCCGAGATCGAGGCGGTGCTGCCGGCGCTGGCGGCCCGGGTCGTGGCCGAGGTGGTGGCCGCGTCATGA
- a CDS encoding enoyl-CoA hydratase/isomerase family protein, giving the protein MSHIHIEYDGPVGVLTIARRARMNSLDVETARDLRKAGLALARDRAVRAVIVRGDGGVFCTGADLKYIRAGGDDADLGYLVAGGGPPRTGGYGAIFKQILEYLHATISEIRRAPKPFIAVVDGPVAAGGLGLAMACDLVVASGRATFEWAYFKTGLTGAESSTFFLPRLLGLRRALELALLGERLTAAEAMAAGLVTAVFPAEEFERAGRALAARLAAGPTEAMGVAKGLMNAAAGVDRLDVHLDRELEELVRIADGADFAEGLDAFFAKRAPEFPGPDLTPPAPPPAPGRS; this is encoded by the coding sequence ATGAGCCACATCCACATCGAGTACGACGGTCCGGTCGGCGTCCTCACGATCGCGCGGCGCGCGCGGATGAACTCGCTCGACGTCGAGACCGCGCGCGACCTGCGCAAGGCCGGGCTGGCGCTGGCGCGCGACCGGGCGGTGCGGGCGGTGATCGTGCGCGGCGACGGCGGCGTGTTCTGCACCGGCGCCGACCTCAAGTACATCCGCGCCGGCGGCGACGACGCCGACCTCGGCTACCTGGTGGCCGGCGGCGGGCCGCCGCGCACCGGCGGCTACGGCGCGATCTTCAAGCAGATCCTCGAGTACCTGCACGCCACGATCTCCGAGATCCGGCGCGCGCCCAAGCCGTTCATCGCGGTCGTCGACGGGCCGGTCGCGGCCGGCGGGCTGGGCCTCGCGATGGCGTGCGACCTGGTGGTGGCGTCGGGGCGCGCGACCTTCGAGTGGGCCTACTTCAAGACCGGCCTGACGGGCGCCGAGTCGTCGACGTTCTTCCTGCCGCGGCTGCTCGGCCTGCGCCGGGCCCTGGAGCTGGCGCTCCTCGGCGAGCGCCTGACCGCCGCCGAGGCGATGGCGGCGGGCCTGGTCACGGCGGTCTTCCCCGCCGAGGAGTTCGAGCGCGCGGGCCGGGCCCTGGCGGCGCGGCTGGCGGCCGGCCCGACCGAGGCGATGGGCGTCGCCAAGGGCCTGATGAACGCGGCCGCGGGCGTCGATCGGCTCGACGTCCACCTCGATCGCGAGCTCGAGGAGCTGGTGCGGATCGCCGACGGCGCCGACTTCGCCGAGGGCCTCGACGCGTTCTTCGCGAAGCGCGCGCCCGAGTTCCCGGGGCCGGACCTCACGCCGCCGGCGCCGCCGCCCGCGCCCGGGAGGTCGTGA
- a CDS encoding GFA family protein, giving the protein MSSSYAGSCHCGAVRYTAEVDLTAPVVSCNCSICGRSGWLLAFVPSAQFHLEAGADSLTDYQFAKHHIHHTFCKVCGVRPFSRGATPDGGEMIAVNVRCLDGVDPSTLTIKTFDGKSL; this is encoded by the coding sequence ATGTCTTCGTCGTACGCTGGTAGCTGTCACTGCGGCGCGGTCCGCTACACCGCCGAGGTCGATCTCACCGCGCCGGTCGTGTCCTGCAACTGCTCGATCTGCGGCCGCAGCGGCTGGCTGCTCGCGTTCGTCCCGAGCGCGCAGTTCCACCTCGAGGCCGGCGCCGACAGCCTCACCGACTACCAGTTCGCCAAGCACCACATCCACCACACCTTCTGCAAGGTGTGCGGCGTGCGGCCGTTCTCGCGCGGCGCCACCCCCGACGGCGGCGAGATGATCGCGGTCAACGTCCGGTGCCTCGACGGCGTCGATCCGTCGACGCTGACGATCAAGACGTTCGACGGCAAGAGCCTGTAG